The Akkermansia muciniphila genome contains a region encoding:
- the eno gene encoding phosphopyruvate hydratase has translation MEIIDVRGREIIDSRGNPTVEVDVALAGGAIGRASVPSGASTGEHEAWELRDGDAKRYGGKGVLKAVDNINNIIAPEVSGHDATLQPSIDKIMIDLDGTPNKSRLGANAILGVSLAVAKAAAIQLNLPLFKYLGGPNAKVLPVPMMNIINGGAHSDSPIDFQEFMIMPKGAPTFREALRYGAEVFHALKDVLHDRGLSTAVGDEGGFAPSLKSADDALECIAQAVKRAGYTLGTDIFIALDVASSEFYDPSQNLYVFKKSDGRGRTAAELTAYYQELQKKYPIISIEDGCAENDWEGWEQLTRAMGHNTQLVGDDLFVTNVEFLNLGISRHVANAVLVKVNQIGSLTETLDTVELAKDNKYSAIISHRSGETEDATIADIAVATNAGQIKTGSLSRSDRMAKYNQLLRIEEELGDDAVYGGKIHIL, from the coding sequence CTGGAAATCATCGACGTCCGCGGCCGTGAAATCATCGATTCACGGGGCAATCCCACCGTAGAAGTGGACGTGGCCCTGGCCGGCGGCGCCATCGGGCGCGCATCCGTCCCCAGCGGCGCCTCCACCGGGGAGCATGAAGCCTGGGAACTCCGGGACGGGGACGCCAAGCGTTACGGCGGCAAGGGCGTTCTCAAGGCCGTGGATAATATCAACAACATTATTGCTCCGGAAGTGTCCGGGCATGATGCCACCCTCCAGCCGTCCATTGACAAGATCATGATTGACCTGGACGGCACCCCCAACAAGTCCCGCCTGGGCGCCAACGCCATCCTGGGCGTCTCCCTGGCCGTGGCCAAAGCCGCCGCCATCCAGCTTAACCTTCCCCTCTTCAAATACCTGGGCGGCCCGAACGCCAAAGTGCTGCCCGTCCCGATGATGAACATCATCAACGGAGGCGCCCACTCGGATTCCCCCATTGACTTTCAGGAATTCATGATTATGCCCAAGGGCGCCCCCACCTTCCGGGAGGCCCTGCGCTACGGCGCGGAAGTCTTCCATGCGCTCAAGGACGTGCTGCACGACCGCGGCCTGTCCACCGCCGTGGGGGATGAAGGCGGCTTTGCCCCTTCCCTGAAATCTGCGGACGACGCCCTGGAATGCATCGCCCAGGCCGTGAAACGCGCAGGCTACACCCTGGGCACGGACATCTTCATTGCCCTGGACGTGGCTTCCTCCGAATTCTACGATCCTTCCCAGAACCTGTACGTCTTCAAGAAATCCGACGGCCGCGGCCGAACGGCGGCGGAACTGACGGCCTATTATCAGGAGCTCCAGAAAAAATATCCCATCATCTCCATTGAAGACGGCTGCGCGGAAAATGACTGGGAGGGCTGGGAGCAGCTCACCAGGGCCATGGGGCACAATACCCAGCTGGTGGGGGATGACCTGTTCGTGACGAACGTGGAATTCCTGAACCTGGGCATTTCCCGCCATGTGGCGAACGCCGTTCTGGTGAAAGTCAACCAGATCGGCTCCCTGACGGAAACGCTGGATACGGTGGAACTGGCCAAGGACAACAAATACTCCGCCATCATCTCCCACCGCTCCGGAGAAACGGAAGACGCCACCATCGCGGACATCGCCGTGGCGACCAATGCCGGGCAGATCAAAACCGGCTCCCTGAGCCGCTCCGACCGCATGGCCAAATACAACCAGCTCCTTAGAATTGAAGAGGAACTGGGGGATGACGCAGTTTATGGTGGCAAAATCCACATTCTATGA
- a CDS encoding lipocalin family protein → MSIIQTIFTSLFPGHSVKTAPMPDFNLERYLGDWHEIARLENWFERGLRKVTARYDHGENGTVSVTNSGYDVRTGERKEAHARAVVADAPNHLKVYFVPLVYGRYEVAFLDEDYSRAVVSGGSLNYLWLLARRPQLDDGELQPMLHCAEELGYDTSQLIYSNSPSSQEHAVGRDL, encoded by the coding sequence ATGAGCATCATCCAAACCATCTTCACTTCACTGTTTCCCGGCCATTCTGTCAAGACGGCTCCCATGCCGGATTTCAACCTGGAACGTTACCTGGGGGACTGGCATGAAATTGCCCGTCTGGAAAACTGGTTTGAGCGCGGGCTGCGCAAGGTGACGGCCCGGTACGACCACGGAGAAAACGGCACCGTTTCCGTTACCAACAGCGGCTATGACGTCCGCACCGGGGAGCGGAAGGAGGCTCATGCGCGGGCCGTGGTGGCGGATGCCCCCAACCATTTGAAAGTATACTTCGTGCCTCTGGTGTACGGACGGTATGAAGTGGCTTTTCTGGATGAGGATTACAGCCGCGCCGTGGTTTCCGGCGGCTCCCTCAATTACCTGTGGCTGCTGGCCCGGAGGCCGCAGCTTGATGACGGCGAACTTCAGCCCATGCTTCATTGCGCGGAGGAACTGGGGTACGATACCTCCCAGTTGATTTACAGCAATTCCCCGTCTTCCCAGGAGCATGCCGTGGGGCGGGATTTGTGA
- a CDS encoding sulfatase-like hydrolase/transferase, with protein sequence MKRAHLLLMLFGLLCGVAGAQSRPSTPPNMIVILADDLGYGDLGCTGSKQIKTPSLDRLAKEGVFCSRAYVTAPMCSPSRMGLLTGRFPKRYGITTNPNVKVDYLPESHYGLPQTEKLIPEYLKPYGYRSAVFGKWHLGHTKGYTPPERGFTHWWGFLGGSRPYFPIKKEAEGLSPSAIESNFTDKKDITYLTDDITDRAVEFLQEAGKDKKPFFMFVSYNAPHWPYQAKPEDLAKFKNVQNRDRRIYCAMVYAMDKGVGRILDALKKDGLERDTIVVFLSDNGGAPEAPSCNAPFRGAKRQHFEGGVRVPFIIRYPADKRLAAGSVCRQPVSTVDLLPALLKANGHQIPKKLDGMDILELVGNEKASVPRTFFWCTDYTSAVLDGDLKYLLVADRAPQFYSVTDDPQEQKDLYFSKHQDAEPLAKKLGTYLTTTPACRFPDSISWSSKLMREYDKTTPDKQPE encoded by the coding sequence ATGAAGAGAGCGCATTTGTTGTTGATGCTGTTCGGCCTGCTTTGCGGGGTGGCGGGGGCGCAGAGCCGTCCTTCCACGCCGCCGAACATGATCGTTATTCTGGCGGATGACCTGGGGTACGGAGATCTGGGCTGCACAGGGTCCAAACAGATCAAGACTCCTTCCCTGGACCGGCTGGCGAAGGAGGGCGTGTTCTGTTCCCGGGCGTACGTAACGGCGCCGATGTGCTCACCTTCCCGCATGGGGCTGCTGACGGGCCGTTTCCCGAAGCGCTACGGCATTACCACGAATCCCAATGTGAAGGTGGATTACCTTCCGGAGTCCCATTACGGACTGCCCCAGACGGAGAAGCTGATTCCGGAATATTTGAAGCCTTACGGCTACCGGAGCGCCGTGTTCGGCAAGTGGCATCTGGGCCACACGAAGGGGTACACGCCGCCGGAACGCGGCTTCACGCACTGGTGGGGGTTCCTGGGCGGTTCACGGCCTTATTTCCCCATCAAGAAGGAGGCTGAAGGCCTGAGCCCCTCCGCCATTGAGTCCAATTTCACGGATAAGAAGGATATTACCTACCTGACGGATGACATTACGGACCGGGCGGTGGAGTTCCTGCAGGAAGCCGGAAAGGACAAAAAGCCGTTTTTCATGTTCGTTTCCTACAATGCCCCCCACTGGCCCTACCAGGCCAAGCCGGAGGATCTTGCCAAATTCAAGAACGTGCAGAACCGGGACCGCAGGATTTACTGCGCCATGGTGTATGCCATGGACAAGGGCGTGGGGCGCATTCTGGACGCCTTGAAGAAGGACGGCCTGGAAAGGGACACGATTGTCGTGTTCCTGTCGGACAACGGCGGCGCTCCGGAAGCTCCTTCCTGCAACGCCCCTTTCCGTGGAGCCAAGAGACAGCATTTTGAAGGGGGGGTGCGCGTGCCGTTCATCATCAGGTATCCTGCGGACAAGAGGCTGGCGGCAGGGAGCGTTTGCAGGCAGCCCGTTTCCACGGTGGACCTGCTCCCCGCGTTGCTGAAGGCAAACGGCCACCAGATTCCGAAGAAGCTGGACGGCATGGATATTCTGGAGCTGGTAGGCAATGAGAAGGCTTCCGTCCCGCGTACGTTCTTCTGGTGCACGGATTACACCTCCGCTGTGCTGGACGGGGATTTGAAGTACCTGCTGGTGGCGGACCGCGCGCCGCAGTTTTACAGCGTTACGGATGATCCCCAGGAGCAGAAGGATTTATATTTTTCCAAGCATCAGGATGCGGAACCCCTCGCCAAAAAGCTGGGAACCTACCTGACCACTACGCCCGCGTGCCGCTTCCCGGACAGCATCAGCTGGTCCTCCAAGCTCATGCGGGAGTATGACAAGACCACGCCGGATAAGCAGCCTGAATGA
- a CDS encoding autotransporter outer membrane beta-barrel domain-containing protein, producing MAGNFLAEGAGVELTYPGAPLDENGLLFPQDSLSDNTVSITGGSIPGNAYGAKTTDGDTVRNRISMTGGSVLHLLGAYSATGTVEYNSVILGGGTVARNVYGGESGSGNAQYNSITMTGGSAQWVQGAYSDSGNVTGNEVLISGGTLSGGVNGGQTAGGDAISNSVRLGNATATWLNGGYSSTGNASGNRVIITSGGVNNNAFGGFVESGTGNACNNLFIMHGGEVGLNGEIPGVGHGIMGGRASEGNASGNRVIFLGGHTGFIDGGTSSNGGAASGNHVLILGGNIDGSVTGGMSFQGSSSGNVVEIRGGTVGGYIYGGRADKGTASDNTVILEGNFNLNGVFGGWDAYASSPGATAMDVTTGNMLILENFQGSATNVGNFEHYVFRLSSWNENGGPMLTVSNGTSSTAPSATDLSGSTIRVEITGVSPGSPGPAVGDTISLIRNNMGLITNGVILKTPFVSFKRGIAMLYDAAVSVGNTSIDATVTSSRLNPQLKSLSEGRTAAMALNNQGADLAAGLGISRAAMVAMQGGSPSGMETFLAMEGSHSNYATGSRVEQDGYAVLAGVSAGFSKNRSVVLGGFMESGWGSYTAHNAFADAPFVRASGDTSYYGGGLLARWDLTDNGLRGIALEASFRAGRLDSDYRSGDLVDGAGNPSAYNLSSPYYGGHAGAALTRELDRKVNMEAYGRFLWTRQDGDHATVSGDHIRFRDMNSSRLQGGARFHYEMTQAIRPYAGAAYEWQCNGTARASVYGQDIAAPTLRGGTGMAELGVIFQPVAGKPMFVDLGVKGYAGKREGVSGSLQFRAAF from the coding sequence ATGGCCGGAAATTTCCTGGCGGAAGGCGCAGGTGTGGAACTCACCTATCCCGGAGCCCCACTGGACGAAAACGGCCTCCTGTTCCCGCAGGACAGCCTGTCGGACAACACGGTCTCCATCACGGGAGGCTCCATTCCCGGAAACGCCTATGGAGCCAAAACAACAGACGGAGACACTGTCCGTAACCGGATTTCCATGACCGGAGGTTCTGTCCTCCATCTTCTCGGAGCTTATTCCGCGACGGGAACCGTGGAATATAATTCCGTCATTCTTGGGGGCGGGACGGTCGCCCGCAACGTTTATGGCGGAGAAAGCGGCAGCGGAAACGCTCAATATAATTCCATCACAATGACGGGGGGAAGCGCTCAATGGGTACAGGGGGCCTACAGTGATTCCGGCAACGTCACGGGGAACGAAGTCCTTATTTCCGGCGGTACGTTAAGCGGCGGCGTCAACGGAGGCCAAACAGCCGGCGGAGACGCTATCTCCAACAGCGTGCGGCTTGGCAATGCCACGGCAACTTGGCTCAACGGCGGCTATTCCTCTACAGGGAATGCCTCCGGCAACCGGGTAATCATCACCAGCGGCGGCGTCAACAACAATGCCTTCGGAGGCTTTGTGGAATCCGGCACGGGAAACGCCTGCAACAACCTGTTCATCATGCATGGAGGAGAAGTGGGGCTCAACGGAGAAATACCCGGCGTAGGCCATGGAATCATGGGAGGGAGGGCCAGTGAAGGGAACGCCTCCGGCAACCGGGTAATCTTCCTCGGTGGCCATACAGGATTCATTGACGGGGGGACTTCCTCCAACGGAGGGGCCGCTTCCGGCAACCATGTTCTTATTCTGGGAGGGAACATTGACGGCTCCGTCACGGGTGGAATGAGTTTCCAGGGATCTTCCAGCGGCAATGTGGTGGAAATCCGGGGAGGCACGGTAGGGGGATATATCTACGGAGGCAGAGCGGACAAAGGAACGGCCAGCGACAATACCGTTATTCTGGAAGGCAATTTCAACCTTAACGGTGTTTTCGGCGGATGGGACGCCTATGCCTCCAGTCCAGGAGCCACGGCTATGGATGTAACAACGGGCAACATGCTCATTCTGGAAAACTTTCAGGGAAGCGCAACGAACGTGGGCAATTTTGAGCACTACGTTTTCCGCCTGTCGTCCTGGAACGAAAACGGCGGCCCCATGCTTACCGTCTCCAACGGAACTTCTTCCACCGCTCCCTCGGCTACGGACCTTTCCGGCTCCACCATCCGGGTGGAAATCACCGGTGTTTCTCCGGGAAGCCCCGGCCCTGCTGTGGGAGACACCATTTCCCTCATCCGCAACAACATGGGGCTCATCACCAACGGCGTGATCCTGAAAACCCCTTTCGTCTCCTTCAAACGCGGCATCGCCATGCTCTATGACGCCGCCGTCTCCGTGGGAAACACCAGCATTGACGCTACCGTCACTTCCAGCCGCCTGAATCCCCAGTTGAAATCCCTTTCCGAGGGCCGCACCGCCGCCATGGCCCTGAACAACCAGGGCGCGGACCTTGCCGCCGGGCTGGGAATCAGCCGCGCCGCCATGGTCGCCATGCAGGGAGGCTCCCCCTCCGGCATGGAAACATTCCTCGCCATGGAAGGCTCCCATTCCAACTACGCCACCGGCTCCCGTGTGGAACAGGACGGCTACGCCGTTCTGGCAGGCGTTTCCGCCGGATTTTCCAAAAACCGTTCTGTAGTGCTGGGCGGTTTCATGGAAAGCGGCTGGGGCAGCTACACGGCTCACAACGCCTTTGCAGACGCCCCCTTTGTACGGGCTTCCGGGGACACCTCCTATTACGGCGGCGGCCTTCTGGCCCGCTGGGACCTCACGGATAACGGCCTCAGAGGAATCGCGCTGGAGGCTTCCTTCCGCGCGGGACGGCTGGACTCGGACTACCGCAGCGGAGACCTGGTGGACGGGGCGGGCAATCCCTCCGCCTATAACCTTTCCTCCCCTTACTACGGCGGCCACGCTGGAGCGGCGTTGACAAGGGAGCTGGACCGGAAAGTGAACATGGAGGCCTATGGGCGCTTCCTGTGGACGCGCCAGGACGGTGACCACGCCACGGTCTCCGGGGACCATATCCGGTTCCGGGACATGAACTCCAGTCGGCTCCAGGGCGGTGCGCGCTTCCACTATGAGATGACGCAAGCCATCCGCCCGTACGCGGGAGCGGCGTATGAATGGCAATGTAATGGAACGGCCCGCGCCTCCGTCTACGGCCAGGACATCGCCGCGCCCACCTTGCGCGGCGGTACGGGAATGGCGGAACTGGGCGTGATCTTCCAGCCCGTAGCCGGCAAACCCATGTTCGTTGATCTTGGAGTGAAAGGATACGCGGGCAAACGCGAGGGAGTGAGCGGAAGCCTCCAATTCCGGGCGGCTTTCTAA
- a CDS encoding DNA alkylation repair protein has product MIESRRKLREKIESLAEPEFQKFSAALIPGVSRLLGVRLPVLRNLAREELRGNWRELLENPAGDPYAEEVMLDGMLIALARMEPEERLEHVARFVSRMDNWAVCDTFCSGLKFSKKHPSLVWEFIQPYLNSTRVYDVRFAVVMMLAHFITEDYVERVLSLLDGVRHEDYYVGMAVAWAVSVCYVKFPALTLEYLRNSSLSDFTYNKALQKIIESLRVSREDKELMRSMKRK; this is encoded by the coding sequence ATGATTGAGAGCAGGCGGAAGCTGAGGGAAAAGATTGAGTCATTGGCGGAACCGGAGTTCCAGAAGTTTTCCGCTGCCCTGATTCCCGGCGTCAGCCGCCTGCTGGGCGTCCGCCTGCCCGTGCTCCGGAATCTTGCCCGTGAGGAGTTGAGGGGGAATTGGCGGGAGCTGCTGGAGAACCCCGCCGGGGATCCGTATGCAGAGGAAGTGATGCTGGACGGCATGCTGATAGCGCTGGCGCGCATGGAGCCGGAGGAACGCCTGGAACACGTCGCGCGCTTTGTGTCCCGCATGGATAACTGGGCCGTTTGCGATACCTTCTGCTCCGGGCTGAAGTTCAGCAAAAAGCATCCGTCCCTGGTGTGGGAGTTCATTCAGCCGTATTTGAATTCCACCCGTGTGTATGATGTCCGCTTTGCCGTGGTGATGATGCTGGCCCACTTCATTACGGAGGATTACGTGGAACGGGTGCTTTCCCTGCTGGACGGGGTGCGGCATGAGGATTACTACGTGGGCATGGCCGTAGCCTGGGCGGTTTCCGTCTGTTATGTGAAGTTCCCGGCGCTGACGCTGGAATATTTGCGTAATTCCTCCCTGTCCGATTTCACTTACAACAAGGCATTGCAGAAGATCATCGAATCCCTGCGGGTGAGCCGGGAAGACAAGGAACTGATGCGGAGCATGAAGCGCAAATAG
- a CDS encoding LL-diaminopimelate aminotransferase — protein MPNINDNFLKLQAGYLFPEIGRRVNAFMESHPEAAKRLIRCGIGDVTEPLPMAAIEAMHEAVDDLACHERFHGYGPEQGYFWLREAIAKKAYQAHGVHVEVDEIYVSDGAKCDTGNILDIFGPGNKIAVPDPVYPVYVDTNVMAGNTGEAGADGSYEGLVYLPCTPENNFVPELPDEHVDLIYLCFPNNPTGAVANRNELLKWVEYARANHAIILYDSAYEAFIQDSAVPRSIFEIPGARDCAIEFRSFSKQGGFTGVRCGYVVIPKDLHGHDSRGNKVLISQLWSRRTSTKFNGASYIVQRGAAALFTLEGMAQTAVLISHYLGNAALLLNACRQAGMRVWGGENAPYVWVQCPDGLDSWQMFDKMLYEANVVITPGSGFGSRGEGFFRISAFNSRENVDEVCRRIHSLFAR, from the coding sequence ATGCCTAATATTAACGATAACTTCCTCAAGCTGCAGGCGGGATATTTGTTCCCGGAAATAGGGCGCCGCGTGAATGCGTTCATGGAGTCCCACCCGGAGGCGGCTAAAAGGCTGATCCGCTGCGGCATTGGAGACGTGACGGAGCCTCTGCCCATGGCGGCTATTGAGGCCATGCATGAGGCGGTGGACGATCTGGCCTGCCATGAGCGTTTTCACGGCTACGGGCCGGAACAGGGGTATTTCTGGCTGCGGGAGGCGATTGCCAAAAAAGCCTACCAGGCCCATGGCGTGCATGTGGAGGTGGATGAGATTTACGTGTCCGACGGCGCCAAGTGTGATACGGGCAACATTCTGGACATTTTCGGCCCGGGGAACAAGATTGCCGTGCCGGACCCGGTTTATCCCGTATACGTGGATACCAATGTGATGGCCGGCAATACTGGTGAGGCCGGTGCGGACGGCTCCTATGAAGGGCTGGTGTACCTTCCCTGCACGCCGGAGAATAATTTTGTGCCGGAATTGCCGGATGAACACGTGGATTTGATTTACCTGTGCTTCCCGAACAATCCTACGGGTGCCGTCGCCAACCGGAATGAACTGTTGAAGTGGGTGGAGTATGCGCGGGCGAACCATGCCATTATCCTGTATGATTCCGCGTATGAGGCCTTTATTCAGGATTCTGCCGTTCCCAGGTCCATTTTTGAGATTCCCGGCGCGCGCGACTGCGCCATTGAGTTCCGCTCCTTTTCCAAGCAGGGAGGCTTTACGGGGGTGCGCTGCGGCTACGTGGTGATTCCCAAAGACCTGCACGGCCATGATTCCCGGGGGAACAAGGTGCTGATCAGCCAGCTCTGGAGCCGGCGCACCAGTACGAAGTTCAACGGCGCTTCCTACATCGTCCAGCGGGGCGCCGCGGCCCTGTTCACGCTGGAAGGCATGGCGCAGACTGCCGTGCTGATCAGCCATTACCTAGGGAACGCCGCGCTGCTGCTGAATGCCTGCCGCCAGGCGGGAATGCGCGTGTGGGGCGGGGAAAACGCCCCGTACGTCTGGGTGCAGTGCCCGGACGGCCTGGATAGCTGGCAGATGTTTGACAAGATGCTGTATGAGGCGAATGTGGTCATTACGCCCGGTTCCGGCTTCGGTTCCAGAGGGGAAGGGTTCTTCCGCATTTCCGCGTTCAATTCACGGGAGAACGTGGATGAGGTCTGCCGCCGCATTCACTCCCTGTTCGCCAGATAG
- a CDS encoding septum formation initiator family protein: MLWRRRYYHRFTLAELEIRREKRALIVQRALRLFAIVLALCLTMLLSLVCFKPWKDLRSLEHERSFLQAHLEKSRKQMEQAKNEFIWISQDPHYFEMIARDKGNLALPGEHILRIAEPKRLK; encoded by the coding sequence ATGCTCTGGAGACGCCGCTATTACCATCGTTTTACCTTGGCGGAACTTGAAATCCGCCGGGAGAAACGTGCCCTGATCGTCCAGAGGGCCCTGCGCCTCTTTGCCATCGTCCTGGCCCTGTGCCTCACCATGCTGCTTTCCCTGGTGTGTTTCAAGCCGTGGAAGGACTTGCGCTCTCTGGAGCATGAGCGTTCCTTCCTCCAGGCGCATCTGGAAAAATCCAGGAAGCAGATGGAACAGGCCAAGAATGAATTCATCTGGATTTCCCAGGACCCCCATTACTTTGAAATGATCGCGCGGGACAAGGGCAACCTGGCCCTTCCCGGTGAGCATATCCTCCGCATCGCGGAACCAAAGCGCCTTAAATAA
- a CDS encoding FadR/GntR family transcriptional regulator encodes MKKAKKMELKKPVRVSLSRQVLTAMESMIRSGKWKVGDRIPAEPELARAFSVSHNTIREALQSLIHMGMLEARPGDGTYVMASDRFAVAVSNRLKESELPQILEARLALEKEIARLAAVKRTEEDLKELESSLRDCHARVRPGIEDDMLFHAAVARATHNPVLAELYNVVVRHVQENLEGLLEEKQYDTGAMKLHDDLLDAIRKREADTAENIIVKIVEFDTVSIGGQFRA; translated from the coding sequence ATGAAGAAAGCCAAGAAAATGGAGTTGAAGAAGCCTGTAAGGGTGTCCCTGTCCCGCCAAGTGCTCACCGCCATGGAATCCATGATACGCTCCGGCAAGTGGAAGGTGGGGGACCGCATTCCCGCAGAGCCGGAACTGGCGCGGGCCTTCTCCGTCAGCCATAATACCATTCGGGAGGCCCTGCAATCCCTGATTCACATGGGGATGCTGGAAGCGCGGCCCGGAGACGGCACCTACGTGATGGCGTCGGACCGGTTTGCCGTAGCGGTAAGCAACCGCCTGAAGGAATCGGAACTGCCCCAGATTCTGGAGGCCCGCCTGGCGCTGGAAAAGGAGATTGCGCGGCTGGCCGCCGTTAAAAGGACGGAGGAGGATTTGAAGGAGCTGGAAAGCTCCCTGAGGGATTGCCATGCCAGGGTAAGGCCGGGCATTGAGGACGACATGCTGTTCCATGCCGCCGTGGCCCGCGCCACGCATAACCCGGTGCTGGCGGAATTGTACAACGTGGTTGTCCGCCATGTGCAGGAAAATCTGGAAGGGCTGCTGGAGGAGAAGCAATATGACACCGGCGCCATGAAGCTGCATGACGATCTGCTGGATGCCATCCGGAAGCGGGAGGCGGACACCGCGGAAAACATCATTGTGAAAATCGTGGAATTTGACACCGTCAGCATAGGCGGCCAGTTCCGCGCCTGA
- a CDS encoding ATP-binding cassette domain-containing protein — protein MDNSFPAVNVENARVFLGGHEILHNISWQVQRGERCFILGANGAGKTTLVKVLMGFAWPLFGAKVQVLGKTFGQVNLLELRKSIAWVSPFMHKWLEDGAWSGRDMVLSGPDGTIGLLREPTPEEEEKAAGIMQSLKAEHLMDRPVVAMSSGEQVKVLIARALMTNPELMILDEPSVYLDLAGREFLLNTIEELAETRPDLTIVFITQRIEDILPVFNRGMILKSGEIVAHGSRDEVLTEENLKDAFELDIQLIKTEKGRLWTVIR, from the coding sequence ATGGACAATTCCTTCCCGGCCGTCAATGTGGAGAACGCCAGAGTGTTTCTGGGCGGACATGAAATCCTGCACAATATTTCCTGGCAGGTGCAGCGCGGAGAACGCTGCTTCATCCTGGGCGCGAACGGCGCCGGGAAAACGACGCTGGTCAAGGTGCTGATGGGGTTTGCCTGGCCTCTCTTCGGCGCCAAGGTCCAGGTGCTGGGCAAGACCTTCGGGCAGGTGAACCTGCTGGAACTGCGCAAATCCATTGCATGGGTGAGCCCGTTCATGCACAAATGGCTGGAGGACGGAGCCTGGAGCGGGCGCGACATGGTGCTTTCCGGCCCCGACGGGACGATCGGCCTGCTGAGGGAGCCTACGCCGGAAGAGGAGGAAAAAGCCGCCGGGATCATGCAATCCCTGAAGGCGGAGCATCTGATGGACAGGCCCGTGGTGGCCATGTCTTCCGGGGAGCAGGTGAAGGTGCTGATTGCGCGCGCCCTGATGACGAACCCGGAGCTGATGATCCTGGACGAGCCCAGCGTTTACCTGGACCTGGCCGGGCGGGAATTCTTGCTGAACACCATTGAGGAGCTGGCGGAGACGCGGCCTGATCTGACCATCGTGTTCATCACCCAGCGCATTGAGGACATTCTGCCCGTCTTCAACCGCGGCATGATTTTAAAGTCCGGCGAGATTGTGGCGCACGGAAGCCGGGACGAGGTGCTGACGGAGGAAAACCTGAAAGACGCCTTTGAGCTGGATATCCAGCTGATCAAGACGGAAAAGGGGCGCCTCTGGACCGTTATCCGTTAA
- the ilvC gene encoding ketol-acid reductoisomerase, with translation MDIIHDNAADLSALNGKTVAVIGYGAQGRAQALCMRDSGVNVIIGVRPGKSFDAATQDGFQVMTVAEAADKADIIHILLPDESHGAVYEAEIKPYLKAGKTLCCSHGFAYVFNTIVPPADVDVIMVAPKGPGTEVRRVFEEGFGCPGLIAVHQNPSGNARNVALAMAKAEGLTRGGVLECTMAQETYEDLFGEQNVLCGGIVDLMKYGFETLTEAGYPPEMAYFECVHEAKLIVDLIYTGGIQKMNSVISNTAEFGEYYNGPQILPADVKERMKESLKRIESGKFAKDWLEEAAKGAPNLKAKREALGQHPVEIVGAKIRSLFERN, from the coding sequence ATGGATATTATTCATGATAACGCCGCTGATCTCAGCGCTTTGAACGGCAAGACCGTTGCCGTGATCGGATATGGCGCCCAGGGCCGCGCCCAGGCGCTTTGCATGCGTGACTCCGGTGTGAACGTGATTATCGGCGTTCGCCCCGGCAAGTCTTTTGACGCCGCCACCCAGGACGGTTTCCAGGTGATGACCGTAGCTGAAGCCGCCGACAAGGCGGACATCATCCACATTCTGCTGCCTGATGAAAGCCACGGCGCCGTGTATGAAGCTGAAATCAAGCCCTATCTGAAGGCTGGCAAGACGCTTTGCTGCTCCCACGGCTTTGCCTACGTGTTCAACACCATCGTTCCTCCCGCGGACGTGGATGTGATCATGGTGGCCCCCAAGGGCCCGGGCACGGAAGTGCGCCGCGTGTTTGAAGAAGGCTTCGGCTGCCCCGGCCTGATCGCCGTGCACCAGAACCCCTCCGGCAATGCCCGCAACGTGGCCCTTGCCATGGCGAAGGCTGAAGGCCTGACCCGCGGCGGCGTGCTGGAATGCACCATGGCCCAGGAAACGTATGAAGACCTCTTCGGTGAACAGAATGTGCTGTGCGGCGGCATTGTGGACCTGATGAAGTACGGTTTTGAAACCCTGACGGAAGCCGGGTATCCGCCGGAAATGGCTTACTTTGAATGCGTGCATGAAGCCAAGCTGATCGTGGACCTGATTTACACGGGCGGCATCCAGAAGATGAATTCCGTGATTTCCAACACCGCTGAATTCGGTGAATACTACAACGGCCCGCAGATCCTGCCCGCCGATGTGAAGGAACGCATGAAGGAATCCCTCAAGCGCATTGAATCCGGCAAGTTCGCCAAGGACTGGCTGGAAGAAGCCGCCAAGGGCGCGCCCAACCTCAAGGCCAAGCGCGAAGCCCTGGGCCAGCACCCGGTGGAAATCGTGGGCGCCAAGATTCGCAGCCTGTTTGAAAGGAACTAA